A single region of the Leptothrix cholodnii SP-6 genome encodes:
- a CDS encoding multicopper oxidase family protein, whose product MVSRRNFLGRAGAVTAAVSAAAVSRVAMAALPEPVIQTKPDTMPPLVPASGRPYNPVVTLNGWTLPWRMNNGVKEFHLVAEPVVREMAPGMRAHLWGYNGQSPGPTIEVVEGDRVRLFVTNKLPEHTSVHWHGQRLPNGMDGVSGLTQPSIQPGKTFVYEFVARRPGTFMYHPHADEMTQMAMGMMGFWVTHPKEKHPLIDEVNRDFCFLLNAYDIEPGAATPKIMTMTEFNLWSWNSRIFPGIDSLNVRLNDKVRIRVGNLTMTNHPIHLHGHEFQVTGTDGGPTPKSTRWHEVTTDIGVGQMRQIEFVADEEGDWAFHCHKSHHTMNAMGHDVPTLIGVDHSGLAKKITDLIPDYMVMGERGMADMAEMEMPLPDNTVPMMTGEGPYGSVEMGGMFSVLKVRRDQKPGDYGNPGWYKPPAGTVAFEWTGSLPDPARFAAEGGQSMPLAHKPAKEIEVRARKPSGHSGH is encoded by the coding sequence ATGGTTTCCCGACGCAATTTTCTCGGTCGTGCCGGCGCCGTGACGGCTGCCGTCAGCGCCGCCGCGGTCAGCCGTGTGGCGATGGCCGCGCTGCCCGAACCGGTCATCCAGACCAAACCCGACACCATGCCGCCGCTCGTGCCCGCGAGCGGGCGGCCCTACAACCCGGTGGTCACGCTCAACGGCTGGACGCTGCCCTGGCGCATGAACAACGGCGTCAAGGAGTTCCACCTCGTCGCCGAGCCCGTGGTGCGCGAGATGGCGCCCGGGATGCGCGCGCACCTGTGGGGCTACAACGGCCAGAGCCCTGGCCCGACGATCGAGGTGGTCGAAGGCGACCGCGTGCGCCTGTTCGTCACCAACAAGCTGCCCGAGCACACCAGCGTGCACTGGCACGGCCAGCGCCTGCCCAACGGCATGGACGGCGTTTCCGGCCTGACGCAGCCGAGCATCCAGCCGGGCAAGACGTTTGTCTACGAGTTCGTGGCGCGCCGGCCGGGCACCTTCATGTACCACCCGCATGCCGACGAGATGACGCAGATGGCGATGGGCATGATGGGTTTCTGGGTCACGCACCCGAAGGAGAAACACCCGCTGATCGACGAGGTCAATCGCGACTTCTGCTTCCTGCTCAATGCCTACGACATCGAGCCCGGCGCGGCCACGCCCAAGATCATGACGATGACCGAGTTCAACCTGTGGAGCTGGAACAGCCGCATCTTCCCCGGCATCGACTCGCTCAACGTGCGCCTGAACGACAAGGTGCGCATCCGCGTCGGCAACCTGACGATGACGAATCACCCGATCCACCTGCACGGCCACGAGTTCCAGGTGACCGGCACCGATGGCGGGCCGACGCCGAAAAGCACGCGCTGGCACGAGGTGACGACCGACATCGGCGTCGGCCAGATGCGCCAGATCGAGTTCGTCGCCGACGAAGAGGGCGACTGGGCCTTCCATTGCCACAAGAGCCACCACACCATGAACGCGATGGGCCACGACGTACCCACGCTGATCGGTGTCGACCACAGCGGGCTGGCCAAGAAGATCACCGACCTGATCCCCGACTACATGGTGATGGGCGAACGCGGCATGGCCGACATGGCCGAGATGGAGATGCCGCTGCCCGACAACACCGTCCCGATGATGACCGGCGAGGGGCCTTACGGCTCGGTCGAGATGGGCGGCATGTTCAGCGTGCTCAAGGTGCGGCGCGACCAGAAGCCCGGCGACTACGGCAATCCCGGCTGGTACAAGCCGCCGGCCGGCACGGTGGCATTCGAGTGGACCGGCTCGTTGCCCGACCCGGCGCGCTTTGCTGCCGAGGGTGGGCAATCGATGCCGCTCGCGCACAAGCCCGCGAAGGAAATCGAAGTGAGAGCACGCAAGCCCTCCGGCCATTCCGGCCACTGA